The Equus przewalskii isolate Varuska chromosome 5, EquPr2, whole genome shotgun sequence genome window below encodes:
- the ATG9A gene encoding autophagy-related protein 9A isoform X2, with protein MVNHSLHPTEPVKVTLPDAFLPAQVCSARIQENGSLITILVIAAVFWIHRLIKFIYNICCYWEIHSFYLHALRIPMSALPYCTWQEVQARIVQTQKEHQICIHKRELTELDIYHRILRFQNYMVALVNKSLLPLRFRLPGLGEAVFFTRGLKYNFELILFWGPGSLFLNEWSLKAEYKRGGQRLELAQRLSNRILWIGIANFLLCPLILIWQILYAFFSYAEVLKREPGALGARCWSLYGRCYLRHFNELEHELQSRLNRGYKPASKYMNCFLSPLLTLLAKNGAFFAGSILAVLIALTIYDEDVLAVEHVLTTVTLLGVTVTVCRSFIPDQHMVFCPEQLLRVILAHIHYMPDHWQGNAHRSQTRDEFAQLFQYKAVFILEELLSPIVTPLILIFCLRPRALEIIDFFRNFTVEVVGVGDTCSFAQMDVRQHGHPQWLSGGQTEASVYQQAEDGKTELSLMHFAITNPGWQPPRESTAFLGFLKEQVQRDGAAAGLAQGGLLPENALFTSIQSLQSESEPLSLIANVVAGSSCRGPPLPRDLQGSRHRAEVASALRSFSPLQPGQVPTGRAPSTMTGSGVDARTASSGSSVWEGQLQSLVLSEYASTEMSLHALYMHQLHKQQAQAEPERHVWHRRESDESGESAPEEAGEGARAPQPIPRSASYPCATPRPGAPETTALQGAFQRRYGGITDPGTVPRAPSHFSRLPLGGWAEDGQAASRHPEPVPEEGSEDELPPQVHKV; from the exons ATGGTGAACCACAGTCTTCACCCTACCGAGCCTGTCAAGGTCACTCTGCCAGACGCCTTTTTGCCTGCCCAAGTCTGTAGTGCCAG GATTCAGGAAAATGGCTCCCTTATCACCATCCTTGTCATCGCTGCTGTCTTCTGGATCCACCGGCTTATCAAGTTCATCTACAACATTTGCTGCTACTGGGAGATCCACTCCTTCTACCTACATGCTCTGCGTATCCCCATG TCTGCCCTTCCATACTGCACATGGCAGGAAGTGCAGGCCCGGATTGTGCAGACCCAGAAAGAGCACCAGATCTGCATCCACAAGCGCGAGCTGACAGAGCTGGACATCTACCACCGCATCCTCCGTTTCCAGAACTACATGGTGGCGCTGGTTAACAAATCTCTGCTGCCGCTGCGCTTCCGCCTGCCCGGCCTCGGGGAAGCTGTCTTCTTCACCCGGGGCCTCAAGTACAACTTCGAGCTGATCCTCTTCTGGGGACCTGGCTCTCTGTTTCTCAATGAATGGAGCCTCAAGGCTGAGTACAAACGTGGGGGGCAACGGCTAGAGCTGGCCCAGCGCCTCAGCAACCGCATCCTGTGGATTGGCATCGCCAACTTCCTGCTCTGCCCCCTCATCCTCATCTGGCAGATCCTGTATGCCTTCTTCAGCTACGCCGAGGTGCTGAAGCGGGAGCCCGGGGCCCTGGGAGCACGTTGCTGGTCACTCTATGGCCGCTGTTACCTCCGCCACTTCAACGAGCTGGAGCATGAGCTGCAGTCCCGCCTGAACCGTGGCTACAAGCCTGCCTCCAAGTACATGAATTGCTTCCTATCACCTCTGCTGACACTGCTGGCCAAGAATGGCGCCTTCTTCGCTGGCTCCATCCTGGCTGTGCTCATTGCCCTCACCATCTATGACGAAGATGTGTTGGCTGTGGAACATGTCCTCACGACCGTCACGCTCCTGGGGGTCACTGTGACCGTGTGCAG ATCCTTTATCCCGGACCAGCACATGGTGTTCTGCCCTGAGCAGCTGCTGCGCGTGATCCTCGCTCACATCCACTACATGCCTGACCACTGGCAGGGTAATGCCCACCGCTCGCAGACCCGGGACGAGTTTGCTCAGCTCTTCCAGTACAAGGCA GTGTTCATCTTGGAGGAGTTACTGAGCCCCATTGTCACACCCCTCATCCTCATCTTCTGCCTGCGCCCACGGGCCCTGGAGATTATAGACTTCTTCCGCAATTTCACCGTGGAGGTCGTTGGTGTTGGGGATACTTGCTCCTTTGCTCAGATGGATGTTCGCCAGCATGGGCATCCCCAG TGGCTGTCCGGTGGGCAGACAGAGGCCTCAGTGTACCAGCAAGCCGAGGATGGGAAGACAGAGTTGTCACTCATGCACTTTGCCATCACCAACCCTGGCTGGCAGCCACCACGTGAGAGCACGGCCTTCCTAGGCTTCCTCAAGGAGCAAGTTCAGCGGGATGGAGCAGCTGCTGGCCTTGCCCAAGGGGGTCTGCTCCCTGAAAATGCCCTCTTTACATCCATCCAGTCTTTACAGTCTGAGTCTGAG CCACTGAGCCTTATTGCAAATGTGGTAGCCGGCTCATCCTGCCGGGGTCCCCCACTGCCCAGAGACCTGCAGGGCTCCAGGCACAGGGCTGAAGTTGCCTCTGCCCTGCgctccttctcccctctgcaACCTGGTCAGGTGCCCACGGGCCGGGCTCCCAGCACCATGACAGGCTCTGG GGTGGATGCCAGGACAGCCAGCTCCGGGAGCAGTGTGTGGGAAGGACAGCTGCAGAGTCTGGTGCTGTCAGAATATGCATCCACCGAGATGAGCCTGCATGCCCTGTATATGCACCAG CTCCACAAGCAGCAGGCCCAGGCTGAACCTGAGCGGCATGTATGGCACCGCCGGGAGAGTGATGAAAGTGGGGAGAGCGCCCCTGAAGAGGCGGGAGAGGGTGCCCGGGCCCCCCAACCTATCCCCCGCTCTGCCAGCTATCCCTGTGCTACACCCCGGCCTGGAGCACCTGAGACCACCGCCCTGCAGGGGGCCTTCCAGAGGCGCTATGGGGGCATTACAG ATCCTGGCACAGTGCCCCGGGCTCCCTCTCACTTCTCTCGGCTGCCCCTTGGAGGGTGGGCTGAAGATGGGCAGGCAGCATCAAGGCACCCAGAGCCCGTGCCTGAGGAGGGCTCAGAGGATGAGCTTCCCCCTCAGGTGCACAAG GTGTAG
- the ATG9A gene encoding autophagy-related protein 9A isoform X1, producing MAQFDTEYQRLEASYSDSPPGEEDLLVHVPEGSKSPWHHIENLDLFFSRVYNLHQKNGFTCMLIGEIFELMQFLFVVAFTTFLVSCVDYDILFANKMVNHSLHPTEPVKVTLPDAFLPAQVCSARIQENGSLITILVIAAVFWIHRLIKFIYNICCYWEIHSFYLHALRIPMSALPYCTWQEVQARIVQTQKEHQICIHKRELTELDIYHRILRFQNYMVALVNKSLLPLRFRLPGLGEAVFFTRGLKYNFELILFWGPGSLFLNEWSLKAEYKRGGQRLELAQRLSNRILWIGIANFLLCPLILIWQILYAFFSYAEVLKREPGALGARCWSLYGRCYLRHFNELEHELQSRLNRGYKPASKYMNCFLSPLLTLLAKNGAFFAGSILAVLIALTIYDEDVLAVEHVLTTVTLLGVTVTVCRSFIPDQHMVFCPEQLLRVILAHIHYMPDHWQGNAHRSQTRDEFAQLFQYKAVFILEELLSPIVTPLILIFCLRPRALEIIDFFRNFTVEVVGVGDTCSFAQMDVRQHGHPQWLSGGQTEASVYQQAEDGKTELSLMHFAITNPGWQPPRESTAFLGFLKEQVQRDGAAAGLAQGGLLPENALFTSIQSLQSESEPLSLIANVVAGSSCRGPPLPRDLQGSRHRAEVASALRSFSPLQPGQVPTGRAPSTMTGSGVDARTASSGSSVWEGQLQSLVLSEYASTEMSLHALYMHQLHKQQAQAEPERHVWHRRESDESGESAPEEAGEGARAPQPIPRSASYPCATPRPGAPETTALQGAFQRRYGGITDPGTVPRAPSHFSRLPLGGWAEDGQAASRHPEPVPEEGSEDELPPQVHKV from the exons ATGGCGCAGTTTGACACTGAATACCAGCGCCTAGAGGCCTCCTACAGTGATTCGCCCCCGGGGGAGGAGGACCTGTTGGTGCACGTCCCTGAGGGGAGCAAGT CACCTTGGCACCACATCGAAAACCTTGACCTCTTCTTCTCTCGA GTTTATAATCTACACCAGAAGAATGGCTTCACTTGTATGCTCATCGGAGAGATCTTTGAGCTCAT GCAGTTCCTCTTTGTGGTGGCCTTCACCACCTTCCTGGTCAGCTGTGTGGACTACGACATCCTGTTTGCCAACAAGATGGTGAACCACAGTCTTCACCCTACCGAGCCTGTCAAGGTCACTCTGCCAGACGCCTTTTTGCCTGCCCAAGTCTGTAGTGCCAG GATTCAGGAAAATGGCTCCCTTATCACCATCCTTGTCATCGCTGCTGTCTTCTGGATCCACCGGCTTATCAAGTTCATCTACAACATTTGCTGCTACTGGGAGATCCACTCCTTCTACCTACATGCTCTGCGTATCCCCATG TCTGCCCTTCCATACTGCACATGGCAGGAAGTGCAGGCCCGGATTGTGCAGACCCAGAAAGAGCACCAGATCTGCATCCACAAGCGCGAGCTGACAGAGCTGGACATCTACCACCGCATCCTCCGTTTCCAGAACTACATGGTGGCGCTGGTTAACAAATCTCTGCTGCCGCTGCGCTTCCGCCTGCCCGGCCTCGGGGAAGCTGTCTTCTTCACCCGGGGCCTCAAGTACAACTTCGAGCTGATCCTCTTCTGGGGACCTGGCTCTCTGTTTCTCAATGAATGGAGCCTCAAGGCTGAGTACAAACGTGGGGGGCAACGGCTAGAGCTGGCCCAGCGCCTCAGCAACCGCATCCTGTGGATTGGCATCGCCAACTTCCTGCTCTGCCCCCTCATCCTCATCTGGCAGATCCTGTATGCCTTCTTCAGCTACGCCGAGGTGCTGAAGCGGGAGCCCGGGGCCCTGGGAGCACGTTGCTGGTCACTCTATGGCCGCTGTTACCTCCGCCACTTCAACGAGCTGGAGCATGAGCTGCAGTCCCGCCTGAACCGTGGCTACAAGCCTGCCTCCAAGTACATGAATTGCTTCCTATCACCTCTGCTGACACTGCTGGCCAAGAATGGCGCCTTCTTCGCTGGCTCCATCCTGGCTGTGCTCATTGCCCTCACCATCTATGACGAAGATGTGTTGGCTGTGGAACATGTCCTCACGACCGTCACGCTCCTGGGGGTCACTGTGACCGTGTGCAG ATCCTTTATCCCGGACCAGCACATGGTGTTCTGCCCTGAGCAGCTGCTGCGCGTGATCCTCGCTCACATCCACTACATGCCTGACCACTGGCAGGGTAATGCCCACCGCTCGCAGACCCGGGACGAGTTTGCTCAGCTCTTCCAGTACAAGGCA GTGTTCATCTTGGAGGAGTTACTGAGCCCCATTGTCACACCCCTCATCCTCATCTTCTGCCTGCGCCCACGGGCCCTGGAGATTATAGACTTCTTCCGCAATTTCACCGTGGAGGTCGTTGGTGTTGGGGATACTTGCTCCTTTGCTCAGATGGATGTTCGCCAGCATGGGCATCCCCAG TGGCTGTCCGGTGGGCAGACAGAGGCCTCAGTGTACCAGCAAGCCGAGGATGGGAAGACAGAGTTGTCACTCATGCACTTTGCCATCACCAACCCTGGCTGGCAGCCACCACGTGAGAGCACGGCCTTCCTAGGCTTCCTCAAGGAGCAAGTTCAGCGGGATGGAGCAGCTGCTGGCCTTGCCCAAGGGGGTCTGCTCCCTGAAAATGCCCTCTTTACATCCATCCAGTCTTTACAGTCTGAGTCTGAG CCACTGAGCCTTATTGCAAATGTGGTAGCCGGCTCATCCTGCCGGGGTCCCCCACTGCCCAGAGACCTGCAGGGCTCCAGGCACAGGGCTGAAGTTGCCTCTGCCCTGCgctccttctcccctctgcaACCTGGTCAGGTGCCCACGGGCCGGGCTCCCAGCACCATGACAGGCTCTGG GGTGGATGCCAGGACAGCCAGCTCCGGGAGCAGTGTGTGGGAAGGACAGCTGCAGAGTCTGGTGCTGTCAGAATATGCATCCACCGAGATGAGCCTGCATGCCCTGTATATGCACCAG CTCCACAAGCAGCAGGCCCAGGCTGAACCTGAGCGGCATGTATGGCACCGCCGGGAGAGTGATGAAAGTGGGGAGAGCGCCCCTGAAGAGGCGGGAGAGGGTGCCCGGGCCCCCCAACCTATCCCCCGCTCTGCCAGCTATCCCTGTGCTACACCCCGGCCTGGAGCACCTGAGACCACCGCCCTGCAGGGGGCCTTCCAGAGGCGCTATGGGGGCATTACAG ATCCTGGCACAGTGCCCCGGGCTCCCTCTCACTTCTCTCGGCTGCCCCTTGGAGGGTGGGCTGAAGATGGGCAGGCAGCATCAAGGCACCCAGAGCCCGTGCCTGAGGAGGGCTCAGAGGATGAGCTTCCCCCTCAGGTGCACAAG GTGTAG